In Drosophila nasuta strain 15112-1781.00 chromosome 2R, ASM2355853v1, whole genome shotgun sequence, a single genomic region encodes these proteins:
- the LOC132787076 gene encoding histone-arginine methyltransferase CARMER, which translates to MSTSSAVVAAAAEQNNKCAAAANVAVAATNSVAAALCPLSNCQFTGVVISAISDEQKLEFNNIYKSSCTLSCSYDSQGVLLRIMLDNDLGRVLKEYMISADTDAAQLGKRCYAISLDAENLVLRFSSDQDQLLFRKVVENVKHLRPKSVFSQRTEESSASQYFQFYGYLSQQQNMMQDYVRTSTYQRAILGNSVDFQDKVVLDVGAGSGILSFFAVQAGAAKVYAIEASNMAQYAQQLVESNNVQHKISVIPGKIEEIELPEKVDVIISEPMGYMLYNERMLETYLHARKWLKPHGKMYPTHGDLHIAPFSDESLYLEQYNKANFWYQSAFHGVDLTTLHKEGMKEYFRQPIVDTFDMRICMAKSVRHVCDFLNDKEDDLHVIDIPLEFHIMQTGICHGLAFWFDVEFSGSSQHVWLSTSPIAPLTHWYQVRCLLPMPIFIKQGQTLTGRVLLEANRRQSYDVTIDLHIEGTLISSSNTLDLKNPYFRYTGAPVQAPPGTNTQSPSEQYWTTMDTTQGNRNSTSMLNGSLSVNGMGDAGMDITHGLMHPH; encoded by the exons atgtcCACAAGCAGCGCCGTAGTCGCTGCCGCCGCCGAGCAGAACAATAAAtgtgctgccgctgccaacgtcgctgtcgctgccacGAACAGCGTCGCTGCGGCGCTTTGTCCGCTGAGCAACTGCCAATTTACGGGCGTCGTAATCAGCGCCATTTCCGATGAGCAGAAGCTGGAGTTCAACAACATATACAAGAGCAGCTGTACGCTCAGCTGCAGCTACGATTCCCAAGGCGTTTTGCTGCGCATCATGCTAG ATAATGATCTGGGACGTGTGCTAAAGGAATACATGATATCAGCGGACACGGATGCCGCACAACTCGGCAAACGTTGTTACGCCATTTCGCTGGATGCCGAGAATTTGGTGTTGCGCTTCAGCAGTGATCAGGATCAGCTGCTCTTTCGCAAAGTCGTCGAGAATGTGAAGCACCTGCGCCCCAAGTCTGTGTTTTCGCAACGAACTGAAGAGTCTTCGGCCTCGCAATACTTTCAATTCTATGGCTATCTGAGTCAACAGCAGAACATGATGCAGGATTATGTGCGCACCTCAACGTATCAACGTGCCATACTTGGCAACTCGGTTGATTTCCAGGATAAGGTTGTGCTCGATGTGGGCGCCGGCTCGGGGATCTTATCCTTCTTTGCTGTGCAAGCTGGCGCTGCCAAAGTATATGCCATTGAGGCATCGAATATGGCGCAATATGCTCAGCAGCTGGTGGAATCGAATAATGTGCAGCACAAGATCTCAGTGATCCCGGGCAAGATTGAGGAGATTGAATTGCCCGAGAAGGTGGATGTGATCATCTCTGAGCCCATGGGTTATATGCTGTACAATGAGCGTATGCTCGAAACGTATTTGCATGCGCGTAAATGGTTGAAGCCACATGGCAAAATGTATCCAACGCATGGTGATTTGCACATTGCACCGTTCTCGGATGAATCGCTGTACTTGGAGCAGTACAATAAGGCGAACTTTTGGTATCAATCGGCGTTTCATGGCGTCGATCTGACCACACTGCACAAGGAGGGCATGAAGGAGTATTTCCGTCAGCCCATTGTGGACACTTTTGATATGCGCATCTGCATGGCAAAGTCGGTGCGACATGTGTGTGATTTTCTCAACGACAAGGAGGATGATTTGCACGTAATTG ATATCCCGCTTGAGTTTCACATAATGCAGACTGGAATCTGCCATGGACTCGCTTTCTGGTTCGATGTTGAGTTCAGCGGCAGCAGTCAACACGTCTGGTTGTCCACCTCGCCCATTGCACCCTTGACGCATTGGTATCAAGTGCGTTGTCTGCTGCCCATGCCCATCTTCATTAAGCAGGGCCAAACGTTGACGGGTCGTGTGCTGTTGGAGGCCAATCGTCGGCAATCGTATGATGTGACCATTGATCTGCACATCGAGGGCACGTTGATATCGTCGAGCAATACTTTGGACTTGAAGAATCCGTATTTTCGGTACACGGGGGCGCCGGTGCAAGCGCCGCCGGGGACTAATACTCAGAGCCCATCGGAGCAGTATTGGACTACGATGGACACCACGCAGGGCAATCGTAATT CAACTAGCATGCTGAATGGCAGTCTGTCTGTTAATGGAATGGGAGATGCTGGCATGGACATCACCCATGGTCTAATGCATCCGCACTAG
- the LOC132786439 gene encoding NAD-dependent protein deacetylase Sirt2 isoform X1, whose amino-acid sequence MSLVVALRQIRHTFHREISNRKQKITQPYTFCVQTVNNISTTMSEKKESDKNYNEKKQDETTTSSNSDDSDNNEEDKSTMDVIRRFFSQTLNLGSSTSPDDEVAVDKVMPELTFEGLIRHWREHGFKNIVTMVGAGISTSAGIPDFRSPGTGLYNNLKKYKLPDPTAIFDVDYFQKNPTPFFALAKELYPGSFEPTPAHYFVRLLHEKGLLQRHYTQNIDTLDRLAGLPDDKIIEAHGSFYTNHCLKCKREYDMAWMKDQIFSDKLPRCECKGLVKPDIVFFGENLPSSFYTSPDEDFKDCDLLIIMGTSLEVMPFASLIQRAGPRCVRLLINRDAVGRSSFAPWMDPAEKRSLLYGKAKNVRDVAYLGDCDAGVLALAEALGWDKELQQLIDAGQQLPDDEEDEEKEKEAASPTSSKQ is encoded by the exons atGTCGCTTGTGGTCGCACTCCGTCAAATAAGACACACATTTCACAGAGAAATatcaaacagaaaacaaaaaataacacaacCATATACATTTTGCGTGCAAACTGTTAATAACATTTCGACAACAATGAGTGAGAAAAAGGAGAGCGATAAAAATTACAACGAAAAGAAACAGGATGagacaacaacatcatcgaATTCTGatgacagcgacaacaacgaagAAG ATAAAAGTACAATGGATGTTATTCGTCGTTTTTTTTCACAGACTTTAAACTTGGGTTCGAGCACATCACCAGACGACGAAGTTGCTGTCGATAAA GTAATGCCGGAGTTGACATTCGAGGGCCTAATAAGGCATTGGCGCGAGCACGGCTTCAAGAACATCGTGACCATGGTGGGTGCTGGTATATCTACCT CTGCTGGCATCCCGGACTTTCGTTCCCCGGGCACCGGTTTGTACAACAACCTGAAGAAGTACAAGTTGCCGGATCCAACAGCTATTTTTGATGTGGACTATTTCCAGAAGAATCCGACTCCATTCTTTGCCCTGGCTAAGGAACTTTATCCGGGCTCTTTTGAGCCGACTCCGGCACATTATTTTGTGCGTCTGTTGCACGAAAAGGGCTTGTTGCAACGTCACTATACGCAAAACATCGATACATTGGATCGCCTGGCCGGTCTACCCGATGACAAGATCATCGAGGCCCATGGTAGCTTCTATACCAATCACTGCTTGAAGTGCAAGCGGGAATATGATATGGCCTGGATGAAGGATCAGATCTTCTCCGATAAATTGCCACGTTGCGAGTGTAAGGGCTTGGTCAAGCCGGACATTGTGTTCTTTGGAGAGAATTTGCCGTCCTCTTTCTACACCAGTCCCGATGAGGACTTCAAGGATTGCGATCTGCTCATCATTATGGGCACTTCACTGGAGGTGATGCCGTTTGCTTCGCTCATCCAGCGCGCCGGACCGCGCTGTGTGCGGTTGTTGATCAATCGCGATGCTGTGGGACGCTCGAGCTTTGCCCCCTGGATGGATCCTGCCGAGAAGCGATCGCTGTTGTATGGCAAGGCCAAGAATGTACGCGATGTGGCGTACTTGGGTGATTGCGATGCTGGCGTCTTGGCCTTGGCCGAAGCCTTGGGCTGGGACAAAGAGTTGCAGCAGCTCATCGATGCTGGACAGCAACTCCCGGATGATGAGGAGGAtgaggagaaggagaaagaggCTGCTTCACCAACGAGTTCGAAGCAATAG
- the LOC132786439 gene encoding NAD-dependent protein deacetylase Sirt2 isoform X2, whose translation MSLVVALRQIRHTFHREISNRKQKITQPYTFCVQTVNNISTTMSEKKESDKNYNEKKQDETTTSSNSDDSDNNEEGLIKHIETLNLGSSTSPDDEVAVDKVMPELTFEGLIRHWREHGFKNIVTMVGAGISTSAGIPDFRSPGTGLYNNLKKYKLPDPTAIFDVDYFQKNPTPFFALAKELYPGSFEPTPAHYFVRLLHEKGLLQRHYTQNIDTLDRLAGLPDDKIIEAHGSFYTNHCLKCKREYDMAWMKDQIFSDKLPRCECKGLVKPDIVFFGENLPSSFYTSPDEDFKDCDLLIIMGTSLEVMPFASLIQRAGPRCVRLLINRDAVGRSSFAPWMDPAEKRSLLYGKAKNVRDVAYLGDCDAGVLALAEALGWDKELQQLIDAGQQLPDDEEDEEKEKEAASPTSSKQ comes from the exons atGTCGCTTGTGGTCGCACTCCGTCAAATAAGACACACATTTCACAGAGAAATatcaaacagaaaacaaaaaataacacaacCATATACATTTTGCGTGCAAACTGTTAATAACATTTCGACAACAATGAGTGAGAAAAAGGAGAGCGATAAAAATTACAACGAAAAGAAACAGGATGagacaacaacatcatcgaATTCTGatgacagcgacaacaacgaagAAGGTTTAATAAAACACATTGAA ACTTTAAACTTGGGTTCGAGCACATCACCAGACGACGAAGTTGCTGTCGATAAA GTAATGCCGGAGTTGACATTCGAGGGCCTAATAAGGCATTGGCGCGAGCACGGCTTCAAGAACATCGTGACCATGGTGGGTGCTGGTATATCTACCT CTGCTGGCATCCCGGACTTTCGTTCCCCGGGCACCGGTTTGTACAACAACCTGAAGAAGTACAAGTTGCCGGATCCAACAGCTATTTTTGATGTGGACTATTTCCAGAAGAATCCGACTCCATTCTTTGCCCTGGCTAAGGAACTTTATCCGGGCTCTTTTGAGCCGACTCCGGCACATTATTTTGTGCGTCTGTTGCACGAAAAGGGCTTGTTGCAACGTCACTATACGCAAAACATCGATACATTGGATCGCCTGGCCGGTCTACCCGATGACAAGATCATCGAGGCCCATGGTAGCTTCTATACCAATCACTGCTTGAAGTGCAAGCGGGAATATGATATGGCCTGGATGAAGGATCAGATCTTCTCCGATAAATTGCCACGTTGCGAGTGTAAGGGCTTGGTCAAGCCGGACATTGTGTTCTTTGGAGAGAATTTGCCGTCCTCTTTCTACACCAGTCCCGATGAGGACTTCAAGGATTGCGATCTGCTCATCATTATGGGCACTTCACTGGAGGTGATGCCGTTTGCTTCGCTCATCCAGCGCGCCGGACCGCGCTGTGTGCGGTTGTTGATCAATCGCGATGCTGTGGGACGCTCGAGCTTTGCCCCCTGGATGGATCCTGCCGAGAAGCGATCGCTGTTGTATGGCAAGGCCAAGAATGTACGCGATGTGGCGTACTTGGGTGATTGCGATGCTGGCGTCTTGGCCTTGGCCGAAGCCTTGGGCTGGGACAAAGAGTTGCAGCAGCTCATCGATGCTGGACAGCAACTCCCGGATGATGAGGAGGAtgaggagaaggagaaagaggCTGCTTCACCAACGAGTTCGAAGCAATAG